The nucleotide sequence AAGTCTGGCCGACCTCGCTGTGTTCCGCGGCATCGCCGTCAAACACCCGTTCGATCGCATGGGCGGCGCTGACCAGGACGAAGACCAGTTGCAATCCGCTGACATCCGGCCACCTGCGCGCCAGGTCAGCAACGGCAGAACGCGGCCCATCCGGACCGTCAGAGACCCGCGCGATTGCAAAATCGACCATGTCATCGATTTGTTTCAGGCCCAATCTACCCGCTTTCTGACGTACTGGTTATTTCTGCTGCCGGGCCGGCAGGTTGCTCGGGCGGTAGTAGAACATTCTACACGGCCCTTGGGAATGAGTTTTTGGCCGCAAATTCGCACAACAGTTGCGGCTTTCACATAGCCGTGAGCGGCAGTAGGTTGCCGCGTGAAGAGGAGACGCATTATGGCGGGTATTGTCTCGGTCAATCAGCTGGTCAAAACATATGATGGCGGGTTCCAGGCCCTGAAATCGGTGTCTCTGGACATCGAGGACGGCGAAATTCTGGCGCTGCTTGGCCCAAACGGGGCTGGGAAAACCACATTGATTTCAGTGATTTGTGGTATGGTGAACCCCACCAGCGGCACAGTGTCGGTTGGTGGGCATGACATCATCACCGATTTCCGCGCGGCGCGGCAGCTGATCGGGTTGGTCCCGCAAGAGATTAATCTCGAGCCGTTCGAGAAGGTGATCAACACAGTGCGATTCACCCGCGGGCTGTTTGGCAAACCCCGTGACGATGCCATGCTGGAAAAAATTCTGCGCCAGCTTTCGCTCTGGGACAAGAAGGACAGCCGCATCATGGAGCTGTCCGGCGGCATGAAACGCCGGGTTCTGATTGCCAAGGCGCTCAGCCACGAGCCGCGCGTGCTATTTCTGGATGAGCCGACCGCGGGTGTCGATGTCGAGCTACGCAAAGACATGTGGGACATCGTGCGCGACCTGAAGGAGGATGGCGTCACCATCATCCTGACCACGCATTACATCGAGGAAGCGGAGGCGATTGCCGACCGCGTCGGCGTCATCTCCAAGGGCGAAATTCTGCTGGTCAAAGAGAAAGCCGCGCTCATGGCGCAGATGGGCCGCAAGGAATTGGAAATCGAATTGCAATCGCCACTGACCGAAGTCCCGGCAGCGCTCGCGGATTACGCGCTTTGCGTGGGCGACAGTGGCCGCAGCTTGATTTACAGCTACGACACCAGCGCCGAGCGGACCGGCATCACCAAGCTGCTCAGCGATCTGGCGGCAGCCGGGTTGGTGATGAAAGACGTCGCCACGCGGCAATCGTCTCTGGAAGACATATTCGTCGGGCTGGTGGAGGATGCACAATGAACATGCAAGCAATCAGGGCAATCTATGTCTTTGAAATGGCGCGGTTCTTCCGCACGCTGACGCAAAGCTTCGTGTCGCCGGTGCTGTCCACGTCGCTTTACTTTGTGGTGTTTGGAACCGCGATCGGCAGCCGCATCGAAAGCGTCGAGGGCGTCAGCTACGGCGCCTTCATCGTGCCCGGCCTCATTATGCTGTCGGTGATGACGCAGGCCACGGCGAACGCGTCTTTCGGCATCTATTTCCCGAAATTCATCGGCACGATATACGAGCTGCTATCCGCTCCGGTTTCCTTCCTGGAGATTGTGATCGGCTATGTCGGCGCCGCGGCGACAAAGGCGCTTTTCATCGGCTGCGTCATCTTCGGGACCGCCTTCTTTTTTGTTGATCTGCAAATCGCGCATCCCGTGGCGATGGTCGCCTTCTTGGTGCTCACCTGTTTCAGCTTTGCACTGCTGGGCTTCATCATCGGCATCTGGGCGCAGAACTTCGAGCAATTGCAGCTGATCCCGCTGCTGGTGATCACGCCCTTGGTGTTCCTTGGGGGCTCGTTCTATTCGATCTCGATGTTGCCGCCGGTCTGGCAGACGATCACCATGTTCAACCCGGTGGTGTACCTGATCTCGGGCTTCCGCTGGGCGTTCTTTGGGACGGCGGATGTGCCCATCGGGCTCAGCCTGTTCGCAATCGCTCTGTTTACGGGCGGCTGCATTGCGGTGATCGGATGGATTTTCAAGACCGGGTACCGCATCAAGAGTTGATCCCGCGTGAATGTGGTTTCGGGTAAAAGAGGGGAGCAACCAACCGGAGGCTTTCCATGTCCGACACCACATCTCCCCTGAGCCCACGCGGCATTCTGATGCTCATGCTGGCGGGCGCGCTGGCCACGGCGGCCTTTGATATCTACGGGCAGGTGATCAGCCCTGCCTTGGGCGGGTCGCGGCTTGCGCCGGTCCCGCTGGCAGGCTCGGTCTGGCGCGCGATTGCGGGCTTCCCGTCAAAAGAAATGGCCGAGTTGCTGCATTACACCGCAGGCGTCATCGGCTATCCGCTGGGCTTCGCGCTGGTCGCGCGGCCCCTTTGGCAAAAGATTGCACCCGCCGTGCCGTGGTGGGCCGTCGCCGTGGCGTTCGGCTGTGCGCAATGGGTGTTTGCGCTCTATATCATGGCGCATCTGGTGGCGGGGCAGCCGGCCTTCTTAGGCTGGACCGGCATCACATGGGCGGCACTGTGGGGGCACATCGTCTATGCGCTGGTGGCCATCGGCGTCAGCAATCACTTTGCTCTGGTGCGGCGTTAGCCGCCCAAATCCTCGAGGAGGATTTGAATTCAGAGTTTCTTCGAAACTCTGCCCCGCGCTACGATCCAAGCCCCAGCAACTCATCCAGCTGCTTGGCAAACCACCCGCGTGGGATGAAATGCCCGCGCGGGTGAACGTCCAGCGTCACGCTGCCGGCGGTACAGTCGTCCCAGACCGTGCGGTCAAAATGGTCGCGCTCGGTGGTCGAGTAGCTGGAGGTGCCCGTCACCTCCCCGCAGCCCAGCATGTTCCGCCATAGCGAGACGGCGTAGGTCGTGTCGCCATCCGGCCCGAAGGGAAAATCCAGCACGTTGTCGGTCAACCCATGCACGTGGCGCACTTCCAACGGGGCGGTTTCGCAGTCCTCGTCCTGATCCAGCGTGCCGGAGACGGCCAGCAATGCGCGTACATCCGTGCCGTTCTCGCAGGCGTAGCGCCACGCCATGTTGGACCCCCAGGAATAACCCGACACAAAGATGCGCGACCGGTCGATCGGGTAGCGTGTGGCGGCGTCTTCGATGATGGCGGCGGCGAAGTCGGTGTCTTGCGACCCGGGGTGCCAGAAATCCCAGCTTTTGTTCAGCCCGTTGGGCGCCAGCAGCAGCACCCCACGCTTGCGGGTCGCGCCGGAAATGCGGCCATGTTTGACGATCAGGGTGCCTTGGCGCGCCCAGCCGTGGAAATGCAGCATCACCGGCATGGGCGTCACCCCGTCCCAGTCGTCAGGCACTTTGACATGGTATGAGCGGTCGCCAAGCGGGCAGGGCGTCTGGTCAACGCAGTCTTCCGCGGCGGCAAGGCCGGGGAGCGCCGCGGCGAAAGCCACAGCCAGAGCAAACAGGATATGAAGGCGCATTACGAAGCCGGTCCTTTTGAGGTGTCACGCCAGCCTAGCGGCTAATCCGCGCGAAGGGACCTCAAAAAAACGTTAGTCGTCGTTCAGGGGTTTCAGCGTGATGGAGCCAAAATAGTTGGACACCTCATCCTTCTCGTTTCTGGCGGTCGACATCTCAACCGTCATCACATGCCGGCTGCCATTGCCGGCGGTCAGCTTGAAGTCGTCGCGGTACGGCCGGCCCTTCTTGATGGTGCGTTCGCGGTGCTTGGCAAAGCGGGGCTGGTCCTCCACATCCACCATCGAATGGATCAACTTGAACGTGGCCTCGACCGACGGGTCAACCCGCATGATGCGGTAGTTGCTTGGGCTCCAATACGCCACGTCCGTCAGGATATCGTAGGAGAAGAACCCGACGTCGCGCCGGTCAATAAGCGTCTCCACTTCGCGCAGGCGGGTGCTGGTCGCCACTTCAGCGGTAATGTCGCGGAAGGAGCCGACCACGGCCACCGAGTTCCCGGTGGAGTCCTTGGTCACAGCGCCCATCGCGCGCACCCAGACGGCCTGCCCGTCTCGGCGGCGGAGCCGCGCTTTGAAGTCGTAGGCAACGTCATCCTCTATTGCGCGCTGGACGGCTGCGGTCACCATCTCGCGGTCATCTTCATGATAGGCGTTTAGGCCGTTTTCGAGGGTAACCTCGAACGTGGCCGGGTCCTCGCCGTGAATTTCGTAAACACGTTCCGACCAGTGCAAAGAATTGTCGCTGAGATCAATGCGCCAATAGCCGGTTTCAGACACTTGTTCGATCAGCTCCAGCGACCGGTGGCTCATGCCCACCTCGGCGGTCGCGCCAATCATTTCGGTCACGTCGTTGCCGACGATGACCACAACCATTTGCCCGGTGGAAGGGTCGGTGTAGGCGTGCCGGAGCGCCGCCAGCCAAACGGTGTTGTCATCGCCCTGGCGTAGCGGGAAAGCCTGGTCATGCGGCTTGCCGTCCAAAAGCACCCGCAGCCCGTTGCCTTTCGGGATCTTCGCGTCCTTCAGCAATGTGTCGACAGGGGTGCCCAGGGCCTCTTCGGCCTCGACGCCAAGAACGGCGGCCATGCTGGAACTCAACCTGGTGATCAATCCGCCCTCGTCATGCTGCAGCAGGTAGATGGGCGCGTTGGTCAGCAGCTGGTTCAGCTCGTTGGCCAAGGACTGGATGGCAGGCGGGGAGCGCAGGAACACAAGGGTGGTGCCGATCATCTGGCCGCCGTCGCCGGTAAACGGGGCGCATTGCAACGTGTAAGGCCCGCTGTCGGTCAGGAAGTCGGCATGCACGGGTTCGCCCAGCTGCAGCGCGCGGTTGCAGAATTCCACAAGGCGGGGAAAGCCGCCGGGCAGATGGATTTGGCTCAAATGCGGGTTGCGCAATGGCTCCGTGATGCCGAACAGCTGCATGGCGTCCTGGCTGGCGCGCACAATCTGCAACGCGTTGTCCAACACCAGCAGCGGCACAGGGACGTTGCCCAGCAGGGAGCCAAGCTCGGCGTTCAGCCCCATCAACTCGGAGGAGTTCACCTGCAGCTCCTCGTTGACGGTGATCAGTTCTTCATTGGTGGACTGCAGTTCCTCGTTGGAGGTCTCCAGTTCTTCATTGGTGGCCTGCAGCTCTTCGTTGGTGGACTGCAGCTCTTCGTTCAGGGCCTGCAGCTCTTCGTTGGAGGTTTCCAGTTCTTCAATGGTCTGCTGCAACGCCTCGCGGGTGGTGGCCAGTTCCTGGTCCAGTTCCCGCAAGTGGTCATCCGTCATGGCGGTGCCGGTGGTGGCCTGCGACGCCGACAGGTCCTCGTAGTCATGCTTGGTCCAGGAGTTGATGACCATCAACGCCAGCCGCTCGTCAATCGAGGGCGCCTGTATCGGGATCGCTTCCAGGCGCACCAGCCGGTCGTCATCTTCGATCAGGGTGTGCTTGGTGCCGACGCGGCGCTGGTCATGCTTCAGGGCCAAGGTGACAAGGCTGCGCGCTTCCTCTCGGTAAGGGGATTTCAGCAGGCTTAGCTGCAGGTTCAACGATGAGTCCTCGGACAGGTTCACGTAGGGGGTGATGTCGCCATAGACGCGCAGAAAGCTGTGGTCGGAGGAGACAAGAATCGAATTTTCTCCCAACGAGCGCGCAAGCGCGTCAAACATTAACCGTTCGGTCGGGGTGGGCTCGGGCGCGGCAATCGGTTCGCGGTTTTTGCGCGCGACAGGCGGCGAGGACCAGCTCCCCGAAAATGCCTTCGCACCAATCTGGTCTTTCTTGCGGAGCGGGCGTTTACGGAAGATATGCGGGTTGCCCGCGACCTCGGTAAACAGCTGGTCCGAGCCGGTGACACTTTCGGCGGTGCCCACGAACATGTAGGCGTTTTGCTTCATGGCGTAATGCAGCCGGGCGAAGACGCGGGTTTGCAGCTTGGAGGAGAAGTAGATCAGCAGGTTTCGGCAGCAGATCAGGTCCATGTTCAGGAAGGGCGGGTCCTGGCACAGGTTGTGGTCGGAAAACAGGATCACGGCGCGCAGCGCTTCGATCACCCGCACGCCCTCGGATTGCTGGATGAAATACTTGTCCGACAGCTCTTTGGGGACGTCCAGCAACGCGCCTTGCGAATATTGCCCCTTGCGGGCGTAATCCAGCGCCGCGCGGTCAATGTCGGTGGCGAAAATCTGGGTTTTGGACCGCACCAGCTCGGCCGCGCCGCCCATCGCTTCGGCCAGCAGGATGGCGATGGAATAGACCTCCTCGCCGGTGGCGCAGCCCGCCACCCAGATGCGCAGCGGCCGGTCCTTGCGCTGGTCGACCAGCTCCTGGACGTATTGTTGCAGGTCCTCAAATTCTTCGCGGTCGCGGAAGAACCGCGTGACCGAGATCAGAAGGTCCTTGAACAGCGCATCCACTTCGCGTGGCTCGTTGCGGCAATGGACCACGTAGTCCTCGACGGTGGGGATGCCCAAGGCGGTCATGCGCCGGTCGATGCGGCGCAGCACCGTGGATTGCTTGTACTCGCGGAAATCGACGCGGGTGCGGGCCAGAACAATCTGCAAAATGCCCGAAATGGGCGACACGTCGCCCCCGTCTGATCGGAACTGTTCCAGGTTGCGCGGGGAATCCACGATCTTCTTGAGATGGATGGCAATGTCGCTGGGGCGCAGCACCAGATCGACACAGCCGGTGGCGATCGCGGCGTTGGGCATGCCGTCATATTTGGCTGATTCGTCGTCCTGGGCGATGGTGATGCCGCCCGCCTCGCGCACGGCCTGGATGCCGTAGGCGC is from uncultured Litoreibacter sp. and encodes:
- a CDS encoding polyhydroxybutyrate depolymerase, whose amino-acid sequence is MRLHILFALAVAFAAALPGLAAAEDCVDQTPCPLGDRSYHVKVPDDWDGVTPMPVMLHFHGWARQGTLIVKHGRISGATRKRGVLLLAPNGLNKSWDFWHPGSQDTDFAAAIIEDAATRYPIDRSRIFVSGYSWGSNMAWRYACENGTDVRALLAVSGTLDQDEDCETAPLEVRHVHGLTDNVLDFPFGPDGDTTYAVSLWRNMLGCGEVTGTSSYSTTERDHFDRTVWDDCTAGSVTLDVHPRGHFIPRGWFAKQLDELLGLGS
- a CDS encoding chemotaxis protein CheB; amino-acid sequence: MPKAKKKAKPPLVVGIGSSAGGLEALRELATSLPTDNGCAYVIVQHMSPQHKSLMTSLIASETDLLVVDIEDKMVPKPDVIYVTPPRADVVMEDGRLRLRPPSDEMGKPKPSVDRFLISLAEDRQDRSMGIILSGTGSDGAYGIQAVREAGGITIAQDDESAKYDGMPNAAIATGCVDLVLRPSDIAIHLKKIVDSPRNLEQFRSDGGDVSPISGILQIVLARTRVDFREYKQSTVLRRIDRRMTALGIPTVEDYVVHCRNEPREVDALFKDLLISVTRFFRDREEFEDLQQYVQELVDQRKDRPLRIWVAGCATGEEVYSIAILLAEAMGGAAELVRSKTQIFATDIDRAALDYARKGQYSQGALLDVPKELSDKYFIQQSEGVRVIEALRAVILFSDHNLCQDPPFLNMDLICCRNLLIYFSSKLQTRVFARLHYAMKQNAYMFVGTAESVTGSDQLFTEVAGNPHIFRKRPLRKKDQIGAKAFSGSWSSPPVARKNREPIAAPEPTPTERLMFDALARSLGENSILVSSDHSFLRVYGDITPYVNLSEDSSLNLQLSLLKSPYREEARSLVTLALKHDQRRVGTKHTLIEDDDRLVRLEAIPIQAPSIDERLALMVINSWTKHDYEDLSASQATTGTAMTDDHLRELDQELATTREALQQTIEELETSNEELQALNEELQSTNEELQATNEELETSNEELQSTNEELITVNEELQVNSSELMGLNAELGSLLGNVPVPLLVLDNALQIVRASQDAMQLFGITEPLRNPHLSQIHLPGGFPRLVEFCNRALQLGEPVHADFLTDSGPYTLQCAPFTGDGGQMIGTTLVFLRSPPAIQSLANELNQLLTNAPIYLLQHDEGGLITRLSSSMAAVLGVEAEEALGTPVDTLLKDAKIPKGNGLRVLLDGKPHDQAFPLRQGDDNTVWLAALRHAYTDPSTGQMVVVIVGNDVTEMIGATAEVGMSHRSLELIEQVSETGYWRIDLSDNSLHWSERVYEIHGEDPATFEVTLENGLNAYHEDDREMVTAAVQRAIEDDVAYDFKARLRRRDGQAVWVRAMGAVTKDSTGNSVAVVGSFRDITAEVATSTRLREVETLIDRRDVGFFSYDILTDVAYWSPSNYRIMRVDPSVEATFKLIHSMVDVEDQPRFAKHRERTIKKGRPYRDDFKLTAGNGSRHVMTVEMSTARNEKDEVSNYFGSITLKPLNDD
- a CDS encoding ABC transporter permease, coding for MNMQAIRAIYVFEMARFFRTLTQSFVSPVLSTSLYFVVFGTAIGSRIESVEGVSYGAFIVPGLIMLSVMTQATANASFGIYFPKFIGTIYELLSAPVSFLEIVIGYVGAAATKALFIGCVIFGTAFFFVDLQIAHPVAMVAFLVLTCFSFALLGFIIGIWAQNFEQLQLIPLLVITPLVFLGGSFYSISMLPPVWQTITMFNPVVYLISGFRWAFFGTADVPIGLSLFAIALFTGGCIAVIGWIFKTGYRIKS
- a CDS encoding ABC transporter ATP-binding protein, with product MAGIVSVNQLVKTYDGGFQALKSVSLDIEDGEILALLGPNGAGKTTLISVICGMVNPTSGTVSVGGHDIITDFRAARQLIGLVPQEINLEPFEKVINTVRFTRGLFGKPRDDAMLEKILRQLSLWDKKDSRIMELSGGMKRRVLIAKALSHEPRVLFLDEPTAGVDVELRKDMWDIVRDLKEDGVTIILTTHYIEEAEAIADRVGVISKGEILLVKEKAALMAQMGRKELEIELQSPLTEVPAALADYALCVGDSGRSLIYSYDTSAERTGITKLLSDLAAAGLVMKDVATRQSSLEDIFVGLVEDAQ